TCGATCGAACCGGTCCAGTTCTGCAGTCCTCCGAGCTTTATCTCTGGTCCTAGATTAGTCGTTTGCTGAAACGGTCCCGCTCGCTTCAGCTGTCGGTGGTGTAGGAAATAGAGAGAAAAGTACGCCGCACGCTTGCTAATGACTCCTCTACGCGACCTTCTCATCCCACACAGTTCCGATGGTGTCGATGGACGGCGAGGCACATCCCAATATGACACTCGCCGCTATCGGGCTCGGCGTCTTCGTCGCCCTCATCATACTCCTTACCCTGATCGCGTTCATCACCCGCCGGGAGCGAAGGTAGCCGTCTCTTTTCCCTCCAACTTCCCAACCCAAACACTAAACCCTATGTCCTACCCTTTACTCTTCCAGTTCACACACCAAAGTGGCACAACAGCACAGTGGTCCGGTGCATCCTAACGCTACAGCCGTACCCAGCATTATCCCGACGATCTCGCAGAAGGTGACGGAAGCCCGCTGCACGGTGTCGTTCGCGAACGAGCTCGAGCTGACCGACGTGGTTACGCGAATGTGAACAACTCCACACCAATTCCTTCCAACCAAAAGCATCCCCAAAATAACGCAACAACGGCTAGTCGTGGAGCGCGTCCGTCGGTGTCTGGCGACGAGctgttttcaatgttttgtttttattttcactcacTCTTACCGTGTATATATGTGTAAGCTCACACTAGGCTAGGGATCGTGCACTTTGATGGCAAAGGCAGAGTACTAGAAAGGTAGGGATTCGATCATGATTTCATGCGAGCTGGAAGGTAGGGCACGCGTGTCAAGCGGGCAGGAATCGTTTGTACCGTGGGCTTCGCAAATGTATTTATGGAATGAAAGGGTCGCGGACCTGCTATACTTCGAATGAAACTTCGTTAATAAAGACActtaagaataaaaaaaaaggaaaataaatgtaaactaccaccaccaccgtaggAGAGTTTTAGTAGGAGGAACTGTGGAAGGTAAGAAAATCAGCACCGtccgagtaccatcgccaGCAGGGCCATGCGCACGTACATGCCGTACTCGGCCTGCCGGAAGTAGGCCGCACGCGGATCGTTGTCGATCTCCGGGCTGATCTCGAAGACGCGCGGCAGAGGATGCATCACGATCATGCGCCTCTTGGCGACTGTCATCAGGTGAGGCGTTAGCACCAGCTGCCCGCAGCACTGCAAAGGAAGAGAACGGGAGTCAGGTGTCCGGAAACTCCTCCAGTGAGGTGTGCGTGCGTACCTTCTCGTAGTCCTGCTCGCTGGCGAAGCGTTCCCGCTGGATGCGCGTCATGTAGAGGACGTCCGTTTCGGCGATCGCCTCCTCGAGGCTGTCGAACTGGCGCTGGGAGATGCGCTTCCGGTCGACGAACTCCTTGACGCGGTCGGGCATCTCGAGCCCGGCCGGGCAGACGTACCGCAGGTTGACGTTGTAGAGCGTGAGCAGGCGGGCGAGCGAGTGCACGGTGCGGCCGTGCTTCAGGTCGCCGACCATCGTGATCGTCAGCCCGTTCACCGTGCCGATCTCCTCGCGGATGGTGAAGATGTCCAGCAGGGCCTGGGTCGGATGCTCGCCGACACCATCGCCCGCATTGATCAGCGGCTTCCGGCAGTGCTGGGCGGCGCGCTATCAACAAAGGTGGAGAGATGGAGCGATTAGCGGCATATCAGACCACATCGAACCGTCGCTGTCGTGTTAAGTTTGTTAGGTGAGTTGTCCAACGAATCTTGAGTGCTCGTCAGCTGTATCCTAAGGGAGCGTAattgtttttctccatttaTCCTGCGTGACGTCTGTGCTATCCTACGATATCCGTGGACTTTAATTCTTGTATGTCCCGGCAATGTGCTCTTGGTCGTTTCTCTCAGTGGACTTAACAGTAATTTTCTTATCCAGTGCTTGGACAAATGGGTAACCATTTCCTCTTCCCACCATCCTCCATCCTTTCCCTACAAACTTAGTTCTGACAATGTTGTTCGGTACCCCGGGGATATCCTTGATGACAAGTTGAGCTTTATGGCCCATATCACAGAAACAACGAGCAGAGTAAGCAAGCCAGTGGAGATAGTCTGCATAGAGTATTGGAATCTCAACTGCCCTTTGCCTTCGGAGAGTAACCAAGTGTGTATCACCAAAACTGCAAAATGATGTTGGAAATGAATGCCATTCTCGTGTTACAGTGTGTATTGTTATCCATGCAAATTTTGTTTCTTATCACTGACAAAAAATTCATCATATGATTTAGTAATTGGAGAGCTATTTGAAGTCTATTATGCGACCATGAAagatcaaaagaaaaatagcagTTATTTGCACTTACTAACAAAAACGATACTCAACTAACAATAGAATACATTTGAGAGTGCttcaacaaaaacatacaGGACTAAATTATCGGAGAAAAGTATTTGCAAAAAGTAGTTTTGAATAGAACATTATTAAATTGGCTCGATTTATGATTTGAAGGACGTAATGACCAGCTAGATTCTGATAGTTAGGGATCATTTTTCAACTTGTGTAGATTGATTTGGTGAATATGATGAGTTTTCAAAATAACATATTAAACAACAAGCAAATAGTGGGTAAGGAAATGTAAATATTGatgatgaatttataaaaaaaaactaattagTAATTGAATCTAAATCGAAATACGATcggaaattataaaacaaatcaaagcgGCTTCAAACTTCTTCTCCTGGTATGTCCAATATAGATCAATTAGCATTCGTTACAAGATGTGTATCTGAATTAACAAAAATAAGTGATTACTTTTTGTTGCGCATTTGCAACGGTCCGATCAAAACGGTACCAAAAATGACAGAAAGAGGGCGCTGAAGGATCGCCGCCATACAGTCGGTGGAGTCGCGCGCTAGAGAGGTGCTTAGTGCGAGTGCACTGTGCTCACAGCTGATCGGCGAAACTGGGCCAAAGGTCAAGGGCCGCGACGCACGCCAGGTGCGATAAAACGGACGCACGGCAGAGCACAGAAGCATCTTTCATTTCGGGCAACAGAGAGGTGAAAATACGCTACATTTTTTAACTCTGTTAGATAAAACAGTGTTTAAAGCAAGCGTATGTGTGTCTTCTGCCGGCAGCCTGTTGCGTTTGGGACACTTTTATTGATAGAACGTTTTGCTATTGATAGATATAAAATGCTATATGGTAATACTGCAAACATGTAGAGGAGGTTACATGCTCTTATCAAATGAATAAGTCCAGCATTGTTCTTTGGTGTCGATATATTGGGGATAATGGATATGTCTGGAGAGTCCCGAAACATCCCATCGCTTAGGGTCCCGGAATGGATTGATCCTGCTGTGGTAGAGGTTAAACGCAAACATAGACATACCTCAACGGCTCCAGGGGTTGGGTGACGCAGGACGACGACGTCGGCGTAGCCAGCCATCACCTGGATGCTGTCCTCGAGCGTTTCGCCCTTGCGCGCGGACGAGGACGTCTCGTCGATGTGCACGACGCGCCCGCCGAGCCGCTGCATGGCGGCGGCGAAGCTGCAGCTGGTGCGCGTGCTCACCTCGTAGAAGATGGACGCCATCACCTTGCCGCGCAGCAGATCGTCGAGCGGGCGGTCCTTGGCGACGCGCGCCTTCATCGTCTGCGCGAGGTGGAAGATCTCGTTCAGGTGCTCCTTGGTGAACATGCCGACGGTGAGGACGTGACGGCCGGCGAGGTTCCGGTCGCGCGGGGCCGGCGCCACGTAGCTGGCGCTGGCGGAGTCGCACCGGGTGCGCGGTGCGGGGGATACGGGCCGTACCGTCTGCTCGGCGAAATGGACGCCGAGTGTTGCCGGGGCCGGTTGCTTGCCGGCCGCGGGTGGAGGATCTTGTGCCAGGAGGCGGAAGAAGACGTCGTTGGTGTGACCGTCGGCCGGCTCGAACCAGGCCGGATCGTGCGGAGGGCGAAGGGAGGCGACCGGCCCCAAGGGGCTGCCAAGGGAGGTGTCGAGCGCCTCGAGCGACGCGTTGATCTGCTCGATGGAGTTGCCGGCGGTGAGGGTGGAGCGGCGCGCGGGCCAGTCGCGCACGTTCTGGCCGTAGCCGGGCGCTACCAGCACCAGCCCGTCGACGTAGGCCGTCTCACCGCGCAACACCACCCGGTGCACGCAGCCCTTGACGCGCATGCCGGCGAACGGCGTCCAGTGCGCCTTGGAGTGGAGTGGCCGGTCTGGGATGGTCCACTCCTCGTCGAAGTCCACCTCGACGTAGGTGTTGGGCTGCTCGGGCAGGTTGAAGATGCGGCGCGGGTTGCGGTGGAACTTGGCCACCAGCTCGTCCAGTGTGAGGCGGCCCTCGCTGACGGCgttcagcagcagcggcaggaTGGTCTCGAGCCCGGGGAAACCGGGCGGGGCCTTGTCACCTGCCTGCTTCTCGTCGCGCGTGTGCGGCGCGTGGTCCGTCGCGAACACGTCCACCACGTCCAGGTTGTCCCAGAGCGCCTGCTGATCCTCGGGACTGCACAGGACGGGACGCACCTCGGCCCAGCCCGGCCCCAGCCGCTCGCAGTCGGCCGTCGAGAGGAACAGGTGGTGTGGGCACACCTCGCACGTCACCTTGAGGCCGCGTTCCTTAGCCGCCTTGATCACCAGGATCTCCTCCTTGCGGGCGACGTGGCACACATGCACGGGGCGGTCAGCGAGCGACGCCAGCAGCAGGACGGCGGCCATTGTTTCGCGCTCGGCGTGCACGCACAGTGGCGCCCTCTTCGGCCAGTTGGCGAGGTGCGCGCGCCACACCAGCATCCCGTTCAGCCGCAGCGTCGTGAACGTCTCGTTCAGGTACATCTTGAGGGCGGCCGCCTGCGACGCCAGCTCGTGCACGCTGCCGTAGTTAGCGGACGACGCCCCGACATATAGCGCGTAGTCGCAGCGCGCCCCCTTGGCGGCCAGCTCCTGGGCGTGCTGGAGCGCGGCCCGGTCGACGATGGCCGGCTGGGTGTTGGGCATCGCCAGCACCATCGTGATGCCGCCCGCCAGCGCCGCCGCCGTGCCCGTCGCAAACGTCTCCTTGTGCGTGGCTCCCGGCTCGCGCAGGTGTACGTGCACGTCGATGAACCCGGGCAGCTTCACCATGCGCCGCGACGAGATGCAGTCGGTGTGCGTCTTCATCGGGGGCGCCCCGCCGATGCGGCGCATCGCCTCCACCAGCAGCTTGGCGCACTTCACGTCCGTCACCAGCGGGATCGAGTAGTCGACGGCCAGCCGACGCGTCCGGTAGCCGTGCGTCATGAAGCAGGACACCCGGCGGGCACCGCCCCCACTCATCGGCAGGTTGATCACCAGATCGAACTGCTTGTTCGACAGGTACTCCGCCAGATGGCGCAGCTCATTCCCCGGCGGTCCGCCATTGTCGTCGGTGGTCGCCAGCGAGTCGAACGTCCACTGCACGCTTTCCACCTGCGGAACGAAGAACAAGCAAAGCCCTCATCATACGCTCTCATTCATCATTGAAACAACCATGTTTACGAACTATTTGGAATTATACAATCTATCCCTTGCGCGATGCGTCACGTAAAGAGATAAAGAACGAGAACGAAGAAAGGGCGAACAACATTGGCACGAGCGGCCATTTTGACCACAATAAAATTTTCAGAATATTATTTCGAATCAAAAAAGATTTTGCTGAagatacaaacaaaacttccaGGTTTTCCGGAacgaccagttccgagaaccaagttaacaaaacctaaaatactatttttctgttggttttgagCGCTCTTTTTAAGACGCTATAACTTGTCTATTTTGGTAGATTTTTATAATCTGTCAAATACtacttttgaatttatttgttgGCTATCTTTTGGGggttttaggttttttttccatcattccgctagctcggtgctaagcaaaaacgagcaaaaattttatttacattttaaattttgcaaaattaaaagTTAAAAGACACTCAAACTTAGTTCaattcgatttgttttgcttcacaaCGAGttagcggaatgatgaagagcggcatcaaaaaattaaaaacccccAAAAGGTAGctaacaaatatactaaacaGTTGCCTATTAGCGATCTAAATGACTACCAACATCTTTAGTGTAAGATTTcaaatgtattctagtgttcaaTTGGTTGTGTTAATGTTTGTGGTTGCTGTGTATTATAAAACTGGTGTTTGCAGTGGTGTCTAAGTGAAATTAAACAATATTTCTTTGAGGTTCGGAATTCACGAGGCTTCAATGAGGCGGATATCAACGACCTGGTTTAACATCACAGTAAAGTGCGGATAACGCAATTTAATTTGAAGGTTCTTATTTACTTACTATTTATTAAGCTTGAACAGCCAGGCCGTATCAATGGTTCTTGAGAATTCTTGCTTGAGGAGAAGATGAATGACACAAGGTAACGAGCAAGGACCGACATATAATAGATAAGGATAGGATATGGGAAGAGAATGATGAAGAGGAGAAGATCAGAGAGTGACTCCGTACCCCTCTATCGCAATATGGGAGTCACAAAGTGAGCCACAGAAAAGCCTATAAACCAGGATCCCTGGGAAATCTGTGATGATATCGAATATAAGAACCTACCGAGATCATCCACTTCCCACAAACTCTGCCATCGATATAGGGAGAGCTGTTATGGGATATGGAGGAACTCGTGAGGGGGATGTATCCTCTCAAAAACCAATTTGAATAAGGGGTGTTTGGCCAACTCATCATCTTTCAGAGTGCTGGCGATGCCACAATGAGATGGGATCCAAATCGAAGGTATCCTGAATACCTTGTCAGAGAAAGCGTAAACAATTAATAGTTTAACGTAATATATAACAGGGCAATAAACCGCTTTTATACACCTTCGTTGaatcagttttaaaaaaaaaatattgttggaAAAATCCCGACCTGTAGAACTCATTTTGATCGAGAAAAGGAGTATGCGGTTCAGCTGTAGACTGCTGGAAAATGTCTCTAAGATTTGTTTTTGGGTTGTGATCGCGCTTCGGTCGCGAATCCATTTCGTTACACCCACGGCGTGCACTTGAGCAATTAGGCGTCACATCTACTATGTTTCAATGCAGTGCTCTACGTTGAAACGTTCGCTTTACGGCAGGTGCCATTACTCTGGGATTAACCCGTATGTCCGGACCTACGGGTTCGGAAGCGAAGAGCGGCACGATCAAACCGCCCTGGTGTGTCCACGTGCCAGCGACGGTTACGGTTCCGGCTGTAAAGCACTTCAGCAGCGCGGgaagacaaaacaaacaaccccaACTCTCCGTCCTCCACAGACCCCCCCCCCTCGTGACAGCTGGGGACACCTCCCAGCCAGCTCTAAATCCCATGAATCAATTTCCTTAAGTGCCGCATGCGGAACTAGTAGAACTTGGCTGGCCGAGGGAGGGTCCACGGTCCTGCCACCATTGCCATTGCCACTCTCGGTTATCGGGCAGTGCAATCAGGCCGGGCGCTGTGCTTCTTCTACTTCTATCGGACAATTGTTGACCGGTTTCGGGTTCCCCGCCCACACCAGAAGGACCGCACAATCCAATCACTGTAATTAAAAGTCGCACAGGGGTTCCACTCTGCGCACTCAGCGCACAACCGGCATGGGGCGTGGGGAGCCGTGGAAGCAAAACATCTTTCCATCATCTTCACGCCATTTGGGAGTGAGTGGATATGTGAGTGGCTTTGGTGTGTGATGCCAGAAGGGGTAAGAAGGAAGCGCGTATCGAGTGCGATCGTGCGTTGCGGCAGAAGCAATTCATGCGAACCTATAAGATGCCTGACGCAGGCACGTTAGATCCTTAGACACCCTGAGCTTTGCCTGAGATTGGGCACGCTCAGGATCCCAGTGGGAGAAGACCCACCGATTCCCCAGCTGATACTGTACGATCTCTCATCCGATCGCCAGGTCCAGGTGGGCTACCACGACATCTTGATCGTAACTTCACCCACGTACGTGGAGCTGAAAATGATACTAAACAAAATACTTGGATGTGCACCCTCGGAGGAGGGCTCGGTATGCGGTATCTTAGCCCCTTCCCTCTCTTCCCTTCCCACTACTTTTCCTGAGCGCAAGTCGATAAGGTGACAAACAATTTCTCTCGCCAACCTGAGAGGGTGGGGGAAGAGGCTCACAAACATGCGCACGAACACAGCTTTGCCCAGCGCGCAGCGGTACCTCGCTGATAACAAGCGGCGGGTTGCTggtgctgccgccgccgcgtCAACCCTTCGGCCGGAGTGGAAGAACGACAACACTGACGTACCGAGCCGTTGGGTTGCGAGGCTGTTCAACCACGTATTCAGTACCGAGGGTCGGCCGACGGTTTAGTTTCACCTTGGACGTCTGAGCGTACCGTCGTCGGTCTACGTCTGTTGTGCCAGAATCGTGCGCGCGTGCTGTTGCGAGCTGCCGAACCGGGGTGATTCCAGACACGGACGTATCGCAGAGGCGCAGAACCAGGCGCTCCAGGAAGGCATCGCGTTGTGTGTGGTTGGCGTGAAGCTGAGGTGTATTTCTTGTATTCGTTGTGGACTCTCTTGGTATTGCATCCCAGCTCCCGGATTGTTTAACGCCGTCGTTCAATGTCTGCTACCTCGGCCAGGGTCATGTGATGCGCCTAGGCCACCTCGCTGGCCAACATCGGATCAGTTTGCCACCGGTCGACACCTCCTACAAAGCCTCGGTAACGGCAACGTGCCGTCTGGTGACGCATATAAGCAGATAGAGCCGACGTGCGACCATGGGTCGGTCACAATCGAAAGAACAATCGGCTGGGAACAACCCGTGGGAGGCGGAGGCCGCCCGCAAGCGACGGCGCGAACAGAGCGCCAAAGCGGCGCTCCAGGAGCGCAAGGAGCAGGAGCGGCGCACCCGCAAGGCACGCCAGCAGGCCGAAAAGGATGCGAAGAAGCAGCGCAAGAAGCGGAAGAGCGGCAAGAAGTCGAAGCGCAAGTCGAAGCTGGACGACCTGCGCGATACCGTGCCGCCACCGATCGTGCGCAAGTCCAAGGCCAAGCTCGAGGAGAACGATTACGATTCGGAGGCGAAGCGCCGGATGCAGCACCAGCTGGCATTCAACAGTGACATCTTCGTGCTCAACCAGCTGCTGCTCGGCGTGCAGTTCTACGGCAACTTCGAAAGGTAATGTTCTGGTGTTTTGCATAGGCCGCTCCGGAGTAGGAGCATCCTCTATAGTGACCAGGACCAtcaacatccatacacacacgcacacacacacacacacacacacactctttcCTCAATCAGTTCCGGCGGCTGTGCGCATCGGCTAATAGTAGAAGAGATTTTTGTCAAACAAATATCGTCACCAACCAACATGGCGCACTGCATCGTTCAACCTTACGCCAAGCACCTGCCAACATCTGGTGGCATGGGCCACCGAATTCC
This region of Anopheles coustani chromosome X, idAnoCousDA_361_x.2, whole genome shotgun sequence genomic DNA includes:
- the LOC131269075 gene encoding uncharacterized protein LOC131269075, with translation MELDGADRTEMALTGLGTAQAAAYSAQLIGRENEVPMVSMDGEAHPNMTLAAIGLGVFVALIILLTLIAFITRRERSSHTKVAQQHSGPVHPNATAVPSIIPTISQKVTEARCTVSFANELELTDVVTRM